The following proteins are co-located in the Microbacterium sp. Clip185 genome:
- a CDS encoding gamma carbonic anhydrase family protein: MRYEHLGAAPSVHPSASVAPTAVLSGDVTVGAGCRILHGAILTSEGGPVTLGEHVIVMENALVRATAANPVHIGDHTLIGPTASIAGATIAEEVFIATGARVFNGARIDRRTEVRIGATVHLRTHLVEGSVVPIGWVAVGDPAIVVSPDKHDEIWARQQELDFPGYVFGLDRDTPDLMVQLTERYGRSLARHDDDRLLD; the protein is encoded by the coding sequence ATGCGCTACGAGCACCTCGGCGCCGCGCCGTCGGTCCATCCGTCGGCCAGCGTCGCACCCACGGCCGTGCTCAGCGGCGACGTCACCGTCGGGGCGGGATGCCGCATCCTGCACGGCGCGATCCTCACCTCGGAGGGCGGTCCAGTGACGCTCGGCGAGCACGTCATCGTCATGGAGAACGCGCTCGTGCGCGCGACGGCCGCGAACCCGGTGCACATCGGCGACCACACCCTGATCGGTCCCACCGCGAGTATCGCCGGGGCGACGATCGCCGAAGAGGTCTTCATCGCGACGGGCGCGCGGGTGTTCAACGGGGCGCGCATCGATCGCCGCACCGAGGTGCGCATCGGCGCCACGGTGCACCTGCGCACCCATCTCGTCGAGGGCTCGGTCGTGCCGATCGGCTGGGTCGCGGTGGGGGATCCCGCGATCGTCGTCTCGCCCGACAAGCACGACGAGATCTGGGCGCGCCAGCAGGAGCTGGACTTCCCGGGGTACGTGTTCGGCCTCGACCGCGACACCCCCGACCTCATGGTGCAG
- the gdhA gene encoding NADP-specific glutamate dehydrogenase, producing MTETFAALPEAVRPTFATVLARNPHEPEFQQAVHEVLDSVAPVIERHPAFAELGILERIVEPERQIMFRVPWVDDAGTVRVNRGFRIQFSSVLGPYKGGLRFHPTVNASIVKFLGFEQIFKNALTGQGIGGAKGGSDFDPHGRSDAEIMRFCQSFMNELYRHLGEHTDVPAGDIGVGAREIGYLFGQYRRITNRHESGMFTGKGVQWGGAEVRTEATGYGAVFFAEAMLGVAGESLEGRRVSVSGSGNVAVYAIAKAQQLGAVPVTASDSSGYVVDDAGIDLGLLRQVKEIERARIAEYAARRPSARFVPDARPWEVPVDVAFPCATQNELDETDAGTLIANGVRAVVEGANMPSTPGAIAAFRGAGVLFAPGKAANAGGVATSALEMSQNASRQRWTFADSEAKLRQIMRDVHDAAFDAAERYGRPGDYVVGANSAGFERVAHAMAAQGVI from the coding sequence TTGACCGAGACCTTCGCCGCGCTGCCCGAAGCCGTGCGCCCCACCTTCGCCACCGTCCTCGCCCGCAACCCCCACGAGCCCGAGTTCCAGCAGGCCGTGCACGAGGTGCTCGACTCGGTGGCTCCCGTCATCGAGCGCCACCCCGCGTTCGCCGAGCTCGGCATCCTCGAGCGCATCGTGGAGCCCGAGCGACAGATCATGTTCCGCGTGCCGTGGGTCGACGACGCCGGCACCGTTCGGGTCAACCGCGGCTTCCGCATCCAGTTCTCCTCCGTGCTCGGCCCGTACAAGGGCGGCCTGCGCTTCCACCCCACCGTGAACGCGTCGATCGTGAAGTTCCTCGGCTTCGAGCAGATCTTCAAGAACGCGCTCACCGGGCAGGGCATCGGCGGCGCCAAGGGCGGCAGCGACTTCGACCCGCACGGGCGCTCGGATGCCGAGATCATGCGCTTCTGCCAGTCGTTCATGAACGAGCTGTACCGGCACCTCGGCGAGCACACCGACGTGCCCGCCGGCGACATCGGCGTGGGCGCGCGCGAGATCGGCTACCTCTTCGGCCAGTACCGCCGCATCACCAACCGGCACGAGTCCGGCATGTTCACCGGCAAGGGCGTGCAGTGGGGCGGCGCCGAGGTGCGCACCGAGGCCACCGGCTACGGCGCCGTGTTCTTCGCCGAGGCGATGCTCGGCGTCGCCGGCGAGAGCCTCGAGGGGCGACGCGTGAGCGTCTCCGGCTCGGGCAACGTCGCCGTGTACGCCATCGCCAAGGCGCAGCAGCTCGGCGCGGTGCCGGTGACCGCATCCGACTCCAGCGGCTACGTCGTCGACGACGCCGGAATCGACCTGGGCCTGCTGCGGCAGGTGAAGGAGATCGAGCGCGCCAGGATCGCCGAGTACGCCGCACGCCGGCCGAGCGCTCGCTTCGTGCCGGACGCGCGGCCGTGGGAGGTTCCCGTCGATGTCGCGTTCCCCTGCGCGACGCAGAACGAGCTCGACGAGACGGATGCCGGCACGCTCATCGCGAACGGCGTGCGTGCGGTCGTCGAGGGGGCGAACATGCCCTCCACCCCCGGTGCCATCGCCGCATTCCGAGGCGCCGGTGTGCTCTTCGCGCCCGGAAAGGCGGCCAACGCGGGCGGCGTCGCCACCTCCGCGCTGGAGATGAGCCAGAACGCCTCGCGCCAGCGCTGGACCTTCGCCGACAGCGAGGCCAAGCTGCGCCA